In Salmo salar chromosome ssa03, Ssal_v3.1, whole genome shotgun sequence, a single genomic region encodes these proteins:
- the LOC106601407 gene encoding SEC14-like protein 1, which produces MVQQYQSPVRVYKHPFELIMAAYVRRFPNCPLIPIFVDSEVVKEEHSDDGATVFIERRCKVEADAPRLFKRMAGVDYLYFIHKNTLDRRERALHIEVVNETFSNRVIVHEICNYTVHPENEEWTCFEQTASLDIKSFFGFENAAEKLAMKQYANSIKKGKEIIEYYLKELEDEGVTHIPRWSPPQAPPPTARLQLPLTSAPANAIPVPTAKETPSASPTDLPAGSPDDKLDADYIRRYLGDLTPLQESCLIRLRQWLQETHKGKIPKDQHVLRFLRARDFNLEKAREILCQSLTWRKQHQVDFLLDSWERPQLLHDYYTGGWHHHDRDGRPLYILRLGQMDTKGLVRALGEESLLRQVLSINEEGLRRCEENTRVFGRPISCWTCLVDLEGLNMRHLWRPGVKALLRIIEVVEANYPETLGCLLILRAPRVFPVLWTLVSPFIDENTRKKFLVYAANDYQGPGGLVDYIDREVIPDFLGGDCLCEIPEGGMVPKSLYRTAETLESEELRLWTDTIYKTASVFKGAPHELLIEISEPSSVITWDFDVCKGDVIFNIYHSRRAPQPPKRDVQGAHSSIVSPATNNMQLIDRSWILGQDYSMVETALTCKEGESVQGSHVTRWPGFYILQWRFHCSPACSTSSLPRVDDVLASLQVSSHKCKVMFYTEVLGSKDFRGSMTSLESSHSGFSQLSAATTTSSQSQSSSTVSR; this is translated from the exons GCCTATGTCCGGAGGTTTCCAAACTGCCCCCTGATCCCCATCTTTGTGGACAGTGAGGTGGTGAAGGAGGAGCACAGTGATGACGGTGCCACTGTGTTCATTGAGAGGCGCTGTAAGGTGGAGGCAGACGCCCCCCGGCTGTTCAAAAGG ATGGCTGGTGTGGACTACCTGTACTTCATCCATAAGAACACTCTGGACCGCAGGGAGAGGGCGCTGCACATCGAGGTCGTCAACGAGACCTTCTCCAACAGAGTCATCGTCCATGAGATCTGCAACTACACG GTTCACCCAGAGAATGAGGAGTGGACGTGTTTCGAGCAGACAGCCAGTCTGGACATCAAGTCCTTCTTTGGCTTTGAGAACGCGGCCGAGAAGCTAGCCATGAAGCAGTATGCAAACAGTATTAAAAAG GGCAAAGAGATCATAGAGTATTACCTGAAGGAGTTGGAGGACGAGGGGGTGACCCACATCCCCCGCTGGAGCCCCCCTCAGGCCCCCCCACCCACTGCCAGGCTCCAGCTGCCACTCACCAGTGCCCCTGCCAATGCTATCCCTGTGCCCACTGCCAAAGAGACCCCCTCTGCCAGCCCCACAGATCTACCGGCTGGCTCCCCAGATG ACAAGTTGGATGCAGACTACATCAGGCGTTACCTAGGAGACCTGACGCCGCTGCAGGAGAGCTGTCTTATAAGACTACGCCAGTGGCTGCAGGAGACCCACAAGGGAAAG aTCCCTAAAGACCAGCACGTGCTGCGTTTCCTGCGGGCCCGGGACTTTAACCTGGAGAAGGCCAGGGAGATCCTGTGTCAGTCGCTCACCTGGAGGAAGCAGCACCAGGTGGACTTCCTGCTGGACTCCTGGGAGAGACCTCAGCTGCTACACGACTACTACACCGGGGGCTGGCACCACCATGACAGAG ATGGACGCCCTCTGTATATTCTGCGACTCGGTCAAATGGATACCAAGGGTTTAGTACGCGCCTTGGGCGAGGAGTCCCTTCTGAGACAA GTCCTGTCCATCAACGAAGAAGGTCTGAGGCGCTGTGAAGAGAACACCAGAGTCTTTGGCCGACCCATCAG CTGCTGGACGTGCCTGGTGGACCTGGAGGGGTTAAACATGCGTCACCTGTGGCGTCCGGGGGTTAAAGCCCTGCTGAGGATCATAGAGGTGGTGGAGGCTAACTACCCAGAGACCCTGGGATGTCTGCTCATTCTGAGGGCTCCACGGGTCTTCCCTGTGCTCTGGACCCTG GTCAGTCCATTCATTGACGAGAACACCAGGAAGAAGTTCCTGGTGTATGCTGCGAATGACTACCAGGGGCCTGGAGGTCTGGTGGATTACATCGATAGAGAGGTCATCCCTGACTTCCTGGGAGGAGACTGCCTG TGTGAGATCCCTGAAGGAGGTATGGTCCCCAAATCTCTGTACAGAACAGCAGAGACGCTGGAAAGTGAGGAGCTGCGGCTGTGGACAGACACCATCTACAAGACTGCCAGTGTCTTCAAGGGGGCCCCACATGAG CTGCTGATCGAAATCTCTGAGCCCTCTTCTGTGATCACCTGGGACTTTGACGTGTGTAAAGGGGACGTCATCTTCAACATCTACCACTCCAGGAGGGCCCCCCAGCCCCCCAAGAGGGACGTCCAGGGGGCCCACAGCAGCATCGTGTCGCCAGCCACCAACAACATGCAGCTGATTGACAGATCCTGGATTCTGGGGCAAGACTACAGTATGGTGGAGACAGCACTCACCtgcaaggagggagagagtgttcAG gGCTCCCATGTGACGCGGTGGCCCGGGTTCTACATCCTCCAATGGCGGTTCCACTGCTCCCCGGCCTGCTCTACCTCCAGCCTGCCCCGGGTGGACGACGTGCTGGCCTCCCTGCAGGTCTCCTCCCACAAGTGTAAGGTCATGTTCTACACCGAGGTGCTGGGCTCCAAAGACTTCAG gggCTCTATGACCAGTCTGGAGTCCAGTCACAGCGGCTTTTCCCAGCTGAGTgccgccaccaccacctctaGCCAATCACAGTCCAGCTCCACTGTATCAAGGTAG